The genomic segment AGTTGCAGCGCACTGAGCACGCCGGTTTCCATGTAATTGGTGTTGTTGCGCATAGACCACTCGACTTCTTTGTACGGAGGCATAGGACGATACCATTCGCGCGAAGTCTGGCCTGCGCCTCCTCCTCCGGCATTGGAGCCTTCCGGCGGAGCGACGCGGCGTTTCATGGTGTTGGCTCCGCCGTTGCCAAAGGTTTCGTACATCCGAATCATCCCGTTGTGGTTCGACGACATAAACGCCAGATATCCCGGCGACCACATATCCACAAACGCATGCGTCCAGACGCCGGGCATTCCGTACTTGATCATCTGGGACATTTCAAAGTTGGAAAACCACGGAAGCTCGCCATACAGAATCGGATCGAGTCCCGGTTGCTGCGGAGCCTGTCCGCTGAAGGTATACATAAACGGAACCGATTCGTGCAGGTCGTGCATGATCGGCGGATGCCATTGCAGGTACCAGTTCAGCAGATTCCGCATCGTGACTTGCGAATAGTTAATGTCGCGGTTGTTGTCGTGGAAGATGTATTTGCCCCAATATGGAGGGCCGCCCACAGAATCTTCTTCAGTCTTTTCATCCAGCTTGTGGCGGTAATACCAATCCACGTATCGGTCGCGCCCATCGGGATCGGCTGCCGGAGTAATGGAAACAATCACGTTTTCGCGAATCGCATTGATAATCGGCGAATCTTCGACCGCCAACCGATATGCCAGTTCCATCAGCATTTCCGGCGGACCGGTTTCGGCACTGTGCAGTCCGCCGCTGAAATGATAAATCGGTTTGGCTTTGGCAATGATTTCCTGTGCCTGCGCTTCCGACAGGTTGCGCGGATCGGCCAATTGCGACAGATACCCTCGATAAGTTTCCAGGTTTTTGATCGTGTTTTCGCTCCCGACAAACACGACCAGACATTCGCGGCCTTCGTCGGTTTGGCCGATGTTGATGACTTTGACGCGCGGCGAAGCTTTTTCCAGTGCTCGATAATAGCGATACGAATCCGCCGTGCGTGTCAGCTTTTGCGGCATGCCGATGTGATACCCCAGCACATCTTTCGGCGAAGGAATTCCAGCGACTTTGGGAAGATGGTCCACCAGCGGGCTGATGAACTCCGGCTTGGTTGTCCATTCTTTGACCGATTTGGCGAAATCTGCATCCTGGGTTTGGGGGCGGGGTTGGGCGAAGCTGAAGCCGCACGGCAACAGCATCAGCAAACCGATCATTGACAAGCGACGAACCAATAGGGGTAACGGCATCGCAAATCTCCTTCGAGTAATGATTGTTTTTGAGAGCCAGGGTCTGATGTCTGGTTCATTGACTGTGGCGTTCTTGCCGAAGGCAAACTCCAGCATGACATTTTTTGCAGAAGAACGCCGCCTGATACGCGAATCTGTTTTGTCTGTTTCTGAAAGATGCTTTACCAGATATTAAGGAATTTCGCCAAGCCAACGCACTTGTTTCAAAAGATTGGTTCGCCAACTCTGTCACATTGGAACGCCAGTAAGCTGACAATCTGTGCGTTCGTTAATTCTCTCCAAATAAGAATGACTTCGTAACCAGTAACCTCTCGGATACCGTCACCAGCATTGTACGACTACAAGGCATATTACTTGCTGCCTGGCCTCCCATCAGAATGGAACGTTGGAACCTGTAATTGATGAATACAGGTGCTAGACGCAAGTCGGCATCGGAGGAGGACAATCCATGGAAAGTTTCACATTCAATAAGTATCTTTCCCAATTGAGAGAGCGCAAAGTTACCCTCATCGTCATATTAGGTCTGATTCTCGTTGGAGCTATTTTGCTTTCAAGGCTGATTGAGCAAAAACCGCAAGCTGCGCCATCTACGCCAGTTCCTGTAATCCCTGTTTCTACAACTAAAGTAAGCTTGGAGTCTGTGCCGCTTCAGATCACCGCGATCGGCACCGTCGAAGCATTTTCCACGGTCGCCGTGACGTCCGAAGCCAGTGGGCAATTGATGAAAGTTCATCTCACCGAAGGGCAGTTCGTAAAGAAAGGCGATCGGTTGTTTACGATTGACCCACGGCCTTCGCAAGCAGGGGTTGCGGAATCACTGGCAAACCAATCCAGGGCGCTGGGTCAGCAACGGCAAGCCGAAGCAAATCTTGCAAAAGACACGGCGCAGGCGAAAACTGCCGAAGTCACTGCGCAGCGGTATGAAACTCTGTTCAAAGAAGGAGTGATTTCCAGGGAACAGTACGATCAGGCGCGCACAAATGCAGACGCCCTGGCTGCCGTGGTCAAAGCCGATCAAGCGGCGATTGCTTCGGAGCAGGAGAGCGTGAACGCTGCGAAAGCGGCCACTGCCGCATCGAAAGTTCAATTGGGATACACGGACATACGTGCGCCAATCAGCGGACGCACTGGCGCGTTGATGATTCACCAGGGCAACGTGATTAAAGCCAATGATACAAATCCGCTGGTGACCATCAATCAGGTCAATCCGATTTATGTCACTTTTTCCGTGCCGGAAACACAATTGCCGGACATCAAACGCTACCAGTCGCAAGGCGAGCTAGCCGTGACAGCGACGATTCCGAATGATGGCGGCCCGCCCGAACAAGGCACATTGAGTTTCATCAACAACGCCGTTGATCCCGCAACGGGAACCGTGAAGCTGAAAGCAACCTTTGCCAATAACCAGCAACGGCTCTGGCCTGGGCAATTCGTCAACGTCGTGTTGACGCTGACCACGCAATCCAACGTTCTCGTCGTTCCTTCGGAAGCAATTCAGACGGGACAGAAAGGGCGTTATGTGTTTGTCGTCAAACCCGACCAGACTGTCGAATCGCGCGACGTGGAAGTGCAGAGAACCGCTGGCGAAAAAGCGCTCATCAGCGGGGGCGTGTCCGAAGGCGAAACTGTTGTGACCGATGGCCAGTTGCGCCTGCGACCCGGCAGCAAAATCAGAACTGCCAACGATGGCGGGAAAACAGCTCAATCCCGCGAAAACGTACCAGCAAATGGAAAGGCGGGGGAATAGCCAATGAATATCGCAGAATTGTTCATCCGCCGCCCCATTGCCACGGGGTTGATTATGGCGGGCATCCTGATCTTTGGAATTATGGGATACAGGTTGCTACCCGTCAGCGAACTTCCCAATGTGGATTACCCGACCATCAGCATCAACGCTAATTTGCCCGGAGCCAGCCCGGACACAATGGCGGCTTCGGTGGCCACGCCGCTCGAAAAACAGCTTTCGACCATCGCCGGAATTGACAACATGACTTCGACCAATTCACAGGGTTCGACCAGCATTGTTGTCCAATTCAACCTGAGCCGGAACATTGATGCCGCGGCGCAGGACGTTCAGGCGGCCATTGCCAGCGCAGCGCGGCAATTGCCGACGGAAATGCCTACGCCGCCGTCTTACCGCAAAGTCAATCCGGCGGATTCGCCAGTGCTATTCCTGACGCTGAGTTCTCCGACGTTGCCGCTGTCGGCCGTGGACGAATATGCCGAAACGCTTTTGGCGCAGCGCATTTCGATGATCAACGGTGTGGCGCAGGTTTCGGTCTACGGTTCGCAAAAATACGCCGTGCGAGTCCAGGTTGATCCGAATGCGCTGGCGGCGCGCGGCATCGGGCTGGATCAGGTGCAACAAACCATTCAGCAATCAAATGCCAATTTGCCGACCGGTACGCTGCAAGGTTCGGAAAAATCGCTTCGCGTGGAAGCCAATGGCCAGCTTGAGGACGCAAGCGCCTTTCGTCCGGTCATTGTTGCTTACCAGAATGGTTCGCCTGTGCGATTGGGCGAACTGGCTCGTGTGACGGATAGCGTCGAAAACGACAAAGTCGCAAGCTGGTTTAACAACGAACGCGCGATTGTTTTGGCCATCCAGCGGCAACCCGGAACCAACACCGTGGAGGTGGTGGACAGCGTCAAAAATCTGTTACCGGTGTTCCGCGAGCAAATGCCTGCGGCGGTTGATCTGAACATCCTGTTTGACCGGTCGGAAAGCATTCGCCAATCCATCAACGACGTGAAATTCACTCTGTTGCTGACCATTTGCCTGGTCGTGTTGGTAATCTTTCTGTTCTTGCGCAACCTGTCGGCCACGATCATTCCCAGTTTGGCAGTGCCAATGTCGCTGTTTGGAACCTTCGCGTTGATGTACCTGCTCGGTTACACGATGGATAATCTTTCGATGATGGCGCTGACGCTGTCCGTTGGGTTCGTCGTGGATGACGCAATTGTCATGCTGGAAAACATCGTCCGGCATATCGAAATGGGTGAAAAACCGTTTGCGGCGGCGCTGAAAGGCGCGCGCGAAATTGGTTTTACGATTGTTTCGATGACGATTTCGCTGGCGGCGGTGTTCATTCCGGTCCTGTTTATGGCGGGCATACTTGGCCGCCTGCTCAACGAATTCGCGGTCACGATCATGAGTGCGATTCTGGTTTCGGGCTTCGTCTCGCTGACGCTGACTCCCATGCTCGGCAGCCGCTTTTTGAAATCTCACGAGAAGGAAAAGCACAACCGGCTTTACAACGCTTCGGAGCGCGTCTTTGACGGAATGCTGGCAGCATACAGACGGACGCTTGAACTGGTGATGAAACACCGCGCGACGACAATGATCGTTTCGGGTGCGGTGCTGGCCGCGACCGTGTATTTGTTCATCGTCATTCCGAAGGGGTTTATCCCCAGCGAAGACACCGGGCAACTCAATGCCACCACCGAAGCGGCGCAGGACATTTCCTTTGACGCGATGGTCAAACATCAACAGGAAGCCGCCGCGATCCTGCAAAAAGACCCGAACATCGCGGCTTTCATGTCATCGGTCGGAGCGGGGGGCCCCAATTCCACTTCCAATAACGGACGGTTTTTCATTCGTCTGAAACCCAAGGACCAGCGGAAGCTGAGCGCCGACGAAGTGATTCAGGAATTGCGCCCGAAACTGTCGCGCATTCCGGGGTTGAACGTGTATTTGCAGAATCCTCCGGCCATCAACGTTGGTGGCAGAACCAGCAAGGGGCAATATCAATTCACATTGCAGGACGCCGACACGCAGGAGTTGTATTCCTACGCTCCGCAAGTGGAAGAGAAAATTCGCCAGCTTTCGATTCTGCAAGACGTGACGACCGATTTGCAGATCACCAGCCCGCAAATCACCGTGGATATTGACCGTGACAAAGCCCAGGCGCTGGGCATTTCGGCCAATCAGATTGAAAGCGCTCTCTATGCTTCTTATGGACAGAGGCAAGTTTCGACCATCTACACGCCGAGCAATCAATACCACGTGATTATGGAAGTCGCGCCGGAATACCAATCCGATCCGGCGGCGTTGTCGCAGTTATACGTCCATTCGACGGATGGCAGGCAGATTCCGTTGGGAACGGTTGCCACGCTCAAACCAGGCGTGGGGCCCTTGACGGTCAACCATTCGGGACAATTGCCTTCGGTAACGATCTCGTTCAATTTGAAACCGGAAGTTTCCATTGGCGATGCCGTCAACCGTGTGCAGGAAACCGTCAACGCAATGCGCTTGCCCGGAACCGTCAGCACGATGTTTCAGGGAACGGCGCAGGTGTTTCAATCCTCACTTTCCGGACTCGGATTGCTGCTGCTGATTGCCATTCTGGTCATTTACATCGTGCTGGGCATTTTGTACGAAAGCCTGATTCATCCGTTGACGATTCTTTCCGGATTGCCGTCGGCTGGCTTCGGCGCGTTGCTGACACTCATGCTGTTCGGCATTGACCTGAACCTGTACGCCTTTGTCGGATTGGTGATGTTAATTGGCATCGTCAAAAAGAACGCGATTATGATGATTGATTTCGCACTCGAAGCGCAGCGCAGCGAAGGCAAATCGCCGGAGGACGCCATTTTTGAAGGATGCCTGCTGCGTTTCCGACCGATTATGATGACGACAATGGCCGCGCTGCTGGGGACGCTGCCGATCGCGCTGGGAATCGGTGCGGGGGCGGAATCGCGGCGACCTTTGGGATTGGCCGTCGTAGGCGGATTGCTGGTTTCCCAGTTGCTGACACTGTACATTACGCCCGTGGTTTATGTGTACATGGAACTGGCGCAGGAAAAGTTGCGCGCCAAATTCAAGAAGCGCCCGAAATCTGCAACTTTGGATGCGCCAGCGTCCAAAAAACCGGCTTCGCAATCGGATCAATTGCCGGATCGTTTGCCGGATCGTTTGATTGATCATCCGGTTTCATCTGATTGAGCCGCTCAAACGTTCGATCAAGAGGTTCGCCTTTGAAAAGTACAGTCCTGTCCGATTTAATCCGCGAACGGATACTGATGGGATTTGTTGTCGCCATCGCCGCATTTCAATTGGTTCTGACGGCCAGCGGGTTGACGGGATGGGAATGCCCATTATTAAAGCTGACCGGATGGCCCTGTCCGGGCTGTGGACTGACGCGCGCCGTGCTGGCCTTGCTGCACGGCGAGTGGAAAAAATCCTTGACCTTACATGCCTTCGCGCCTATCTTGCTCGCGGCATTGGCGTTAATAGGCATCGCCAGTTTCTTGCCTCAGCAACAACGCCAACGCTTGGCTGACACCGTAGAAAACATTGAGAAGCGAACAAGGCTTTCCGCGGTCTTGTTAATCGGATTCGTCGTTTACTGGCTGATCCGACTTCTCCTCCCGGCTTCACTGGTTTTGGTCACCCAAAAGTAGCGAGGCTTTCCTTCAATCAACTTTTCAAGGAGGATAACTTTATGGGCGCTTTGTTTACGTTATTGGTGGGATTGTTAAGCATCGGCAGCGTCGTCTGCTGGATTATGGTGCTGATCAAAATGTTTCAGGCCGAGGGGCCATTGCATGGCATTTTGGGAATCATCTGCGGGATTTACGCGTTGATTTGGGGCTGGATGCATGCTGACGAACACAACCTCAGGAAAATTGTTCAGATTTGGACAGCCTGTGTTGTGCTTTCGCTTCTCTTGAACTTCATGATTGTGCCCATGATGAGCCGGTGAGTCAGCCTCGTATCTTTCGAGCAAAAAGGAGCGGCCTTCACTGACTGCTCCTTTTTCTTTAGCTGTTTTGTTCTTCCAGCGCCGCGTGTTTGAGGATTTCTTCCTGCGTGGTTTGTTTGGCATTCAACTCCGCCACCAATCTTCCGCGCCGCATGACCAAAATCCGGTCGGCCATTCCCAGCAACTCCGGCAAATCCGAAGACACCATCACCACGGCAGCGCCCGCTTCGGCCAGTTCGTTGACCTCGCGATAGATTTCCGACCGCGCAGCCACATCAACGCCGCGCGTCGGTTCGTCCAGCAGAAACACCTGTGAGTTGGCGAAGAGCCACCGCGCCAGCAGGGATTTTTGCTGGTTTCCACCGCTCAACCGGCCAACGGGTTTTGA from the Acidobacteriota bacterium genome contains:
- a CDS encoding efflux RND transporter periplasmic adaptor subunit → MPLQITAIGTVEAFSTVAVTSEASGQLMKVHLTEGQFVKKGDRLFTIDPRPSQAGVAESLANQSRALGQQRQAEANLAKDTAQAKTAEVTAQRYETLFKEGVISREQYDQARTNADALAAVVKADQAAIASEQESVNAAKAATAASKVQLGYTDIRAPISGRTGALMIHQGNVIKANDTNPLVTINQVNPIYVTFSVPETQLPDIKRYQSQGELAVTATIPNDGGPPEQGTLSFINNAVDPATGTVKLKATFANNQQRLWPGQFVNVVLTLTTQSNVLVVPSEAIQTGQKGRYVFVVKPDQTVESRDVEVQRTAGEKALISGGVSEGETVVTDGQLRLRPGSKIRTANDGGKTAQSRENVPANGKAGE
- a CDS encoding efflux RND transporter permease subunit; translation: MNIAELFIRRPIATGLIMAGILIFGIMGYRLLPVSELPNVDYPTISINANLPGASPDTMAASVATPLEKQLSTIAGIDNMTSTNSQGSTSIVVQFNLSRNIDAAAQDVQAAIASAARQLPTEMPTPPSYRKVNPADSPVLFLTLSSPTLPLSAVDEYAETLLAQRISMINGVAQVSVYGSQKYAVRVQVDPNALAARGIGLDQVQQTIQQSNANLPTGTLQGSEKSLRVEANGQLEDASAFRPVIVAYQNGSPVRLGELARVTDSVENDKVASWFNNERAIVLAIQRQPGTNTVEVVDSVKNLLPVFREQMPAAVDLNILFDRSESIRQSINDVKFTLLLTICLVVLVIFLFLRNLSATIIPSLAVPMSLFGTFALMYLLGYTMDNLSMMALTLSVGFVVDDAIVMLENIVRHIEMGEKPFAAALKGAREIGFTIVSMTISLAAVFIPVLFMAGILGRLLNEFAVTIMSAILVSGFVSLTLTPMLGSRFLKSHEKEKHNRLYNASERVFDGMLAAYRRTLELVMKHRATTMIVSGAVLAATVYLFIVIPKGFIPSEDTGQLNATTEAAQDISFDAMVKHQQEAAAILQKDPNIAAFMSSVGAGGPNSTSNNGRFFIRLKPKDQRKLSADEVIQELRPKLSRIPGLNVYLQNPPAINVGGRTSKGQYQFTLQDADTQELYSYAPQVEEKIRQLSILQDVTTDLQITSPQITVDIDRDKAQALGISANQIESALYASYGQRQVSTIYTPSNQYHVIMEVAPEYQSDPAALSQLYVHSTDGRQIPLGTVATLKPGVGPLTVNHSGQLPSVTISFNLKPEVSIGDAVNRVQETVNAMRLPGTVSTMFQGTAQVFQSSLSGLGLLLLIAILVIYIVLGILYESLIHPLTILSGLPSAGFGALLTLMLFGIDLNLYAFVGLVMLIGIVKKNAIMMIDFALEAQRSEGKSPEDAIFEGCLLRFRPIMMTTMAALLGTLPIALGIGAGAESRRPLGLAVVGGLLVSQLLTLYITPVVYVYMELAQEKLRAKFKKRPKSATLDAPASKKPASQSDQLPDRLPDRLIDHPVSSD
- a CDS encoding DUF2752 domain-containing protein, coding for MGFVVAIAAFQLVLTASGLTGWECPLLKLTGWPCPGCGLTRAVLALLHGEWKKSLTLHAFAPILLAALALIGIASFLPQQQRQRLADTVENIEKRTRLSAVLLIGFVVYWLIRLLLPASLVLVTQK